The Streptomyces nitrosporeus genome includes a window with the following:
- a CDS encoding response regulator transcription factor, producing the protein MRQVLVVEQDASAAAAMVSDLRRQGFTARSVSTGERALRVYGEADLVLFSLELPDIDGLELCRSLRSGGDTALIAVTDADVELERVLVLHAGADDCVVKSWGFREIGARIEAVLRRSRPRQRLPGTISLRHLHIDPRRQEVRLGERLVGVTSKEFELLYTLAATPDTVVTRKELMARVWGSDWGHTSRTIDTHVSSIRAKLGSSGWIITVRGVGYRMGYVWQLPGTPAG; encoded by the coding sequence ATGAGACAGGTACTCGTGGTGGAGCAGGACGCCTCCGCGGCGGCGGCCATGGTGAGCGATCTGCGGCGGCAGGGGTTCACCGCCCGCAGCGTCTCCACCGGGGAGCGGGCGCTACGGGTGTACGGGGAAGCGGATCTGGTGCTGTTCTCCCTGGAACTGCCCGATATCGACGGACTGGAATTATGCCGTTCCCTGCGCAGCGGCGGGGACACGGCCCTGATAGCGGTCACCGACGCCGACGTCGAACTGGAACGCGTCCTCGTACTGCACGCGGGTGCGGACGACTGTGTGGTGAAAAGCTGGGGATTCCGGGAGATCGGAGCCCGTATAGAAGCGGTACTGCGCCGGTCCCGACCCCGGCAGCGACTTCCGGGCACTATTTCCCTGCGTCATCTGCATATCGATCCGCGCAGGCAGGAAGTCCGGCTCGGGGAACGGCTCGTCGGCGTCACTTCGAAGGAATTCGAGCTGCTCTACACGCTGGCCGCGACCCCGGACACGGTCGTGACGCGGAAGGAGCTGATGGCCCGGGTCTGGGGCAGCGACTGGGGGCACACCAGCCGCACGATCGACACGCATGTGAGCAGCATCCGGGCGAAGCTCGGCTCCAGTGGCTGGATCATCACGGTCCGGGGCGTCGGCTACCGGATGGGGTACGTCTGGCAGCTGCCGGGGACACCCGCGGGCTGA
- a CDS encoding maleate cis-trans isomerase family protein: MDLFSLPRLGVVVPPENPTAEPEFKHLLGVGMNVYTSRFPVTPGAGLRTMLETYNEVLPALLGSFGALRLDATVVACSASHYLLEPAGDRAFCDELSERAGSPVQSSTQAVLAACETLGVTRLTLVSPYEPWLTDTSRAFWERAGLTVDGVVPVPAEEAARPGGEARFDPYAVTTGALLRRIRERELPAGTALLFTGTGMGTLAALTELARREPHRTLLTSNLASAWWARRAVGEKGEAHHPLLRRLEGAAV, translated from the coding sequence ATGGATCTTTTCTCGCTGCCCCGGCTGGGGGTCGTCGTGCCGCCGGAGAACCCCACGGCGGAACCCGAGTTCAAGCATCTGCTCGGTGTCGGAATGAACGTGTACACCTCCCGGTTCCCGGTGACTCCCGGGGCCGGGCTCCGGACGATGCTGGAGACGTACAACGAGGTGCTCCCCGCCCTGCTCGGCAGCTTCGGCGCGCTGCGCCTGGACGCCACGGTGGTGGCGTGCAGCGCCTCGCACTACCTGCTGGAGCCGGCGGGCGACCGGGCCTTCTGCGACGAGCTGTCCGAGCGCGCCGGCTCGCCCGTGCAGTCCTCCACGCAGGCGGTCCTCGCGGCCTGCGAGACGCTCGGGGTGACCCGCCTGACCCTCGTCTCCCCGTACGAGCCCTGGCTCACCGACACTTCCCGCGCCTTCTGGGAACGGGCCGGCCTCACGGTCGACGGGGTGGTGCCCGTCCCGGCGGAGGAAGCGGCGCGCCCGGGCGGGGAGGCGCGCTTCGATCCGTACGCGGTGACGACCGGGGCCCTCCTGCGGCGGATACGGGAGCGGGAGCTGCCCGCCGGCACGGCCCTGCTCTTCACGGGCACGGGCATGGGCACGCTCGCCGCCCTGACCGAGCTGGCCCGCCGCGAGCCGCACCGCACCCTGCTGACCTCGAACCTGGCCTCGGCCTGGTGGGCGCGGCGAGCGGTGGGGGAGAAGGGAGAGGCGCACCACCCGCTGCTGCGGCGGCTGGAGGGGGCGGCGGTGTGA
- a CDS encoding LeuA family protein: protein MAAEGPGELERPPRISDATLRDSAHMAGVEFGPEDAAAIADLLVRTGVELVEVGMVSGPDSKDAGLVLAAHEAVTAERSMTLVVVRDRRQVARALDEAERLGVRHIMYSIPTSEQHAQLKLGSASPKFLHTLARSAIQQAKERGFHVTFSGEDGARTPRERLVPYVEAGFAAGADRFRLAETVAYLSPWRMEEVVADLTAIDGSEIEIHSHNMLGMAVANSLAAVRAGARWISATVGGIGERGGNAPLAELLTSLRVIHGDTRFDLTHLTELSRIALRGAGLGDAFQSGPTTPHAFAYELPGQLDHPQAYETLPAELVGNIRELRVRSRLTTALVRWALAGSGLEVDVDAFTSWLAERQERDGRPLLDRDTIREAAVDFRPVPA, encoded by the coding sequence ATGGCAGCAGAAGGCCCCGGGGAACTGGAGAGACCGCCCCGTATATCGGACGCGACACTGCGGGACTCCGCACACATGGCGGGGGTGGAGTTCGGCCCCGAGGACGCCGCCGCCATCGCTGACCTGCTGGTGCGCACGGGCGTCGAACTCGTCGAGGTGGGCATGGTCTCCGGACCGGACTCCAAGGACGCCGGCCTCGTCCTCGCCGCCCACGAGGCGGTCACCGCCGAGCGCAGCATGACGCTCGTCGTCGTACGCGACCGCCGCCAGGTCGCCCGCGCGCTGGACGAGGCCGAGCGCCTGGGCGTGCGCCACATCATGTACTCGATCCCCACCTCCGAGCAGCACGCACAGCTGAAACTCGGCTCGGCCAGCCCCAAGTTCCTCCATACGTTGGCACGTTCGGCGATCCAGCAGGCGAAGGAGCGCGGCTTCCACGTCACGTTCAGCGGTGAGGACGGCGCCCGGACGCCCCGGGAGCGGCTCGTCCCCTATGTGGAGGCGGGGTTCGCGGCGGGGGCCGACAGGTTCCGGCTCGCGGAGACCGTCGCATACCTCTCGCCCTGGCGGATGGAGGAGGTCGTCGCGGACCTCACCGCGATCGACGGCTCCGAGATCGAGATCCACTCGCACAACATGCTGGGCATGGCCGTCGCCAACTCCCTGGCGGCCGTGCGGGCGGGCGCCCGGTGGATCTCCGCGACCGTCGGCGGGATCGGGGAGCGCGGCGGCAACGCCCCGCTGGCCGAACTGCTCACCTCGCTGCGCGTCATCCACGGCGACACCCGCTTCGACCTCACCCACCTCACCGAGCTGTCCCGGATCGCCCTGCGGGGCGCCGGCCTCGGCGATGCCTTCCAGTCCGGGCCGACCACCCCGCACGCCTTCGCGTACGAGCTGCCGGGCCAGCTGGACCATCCGCAGGCGTACGAGACGCTGCCCGCCGAACTCGTCGGCAACATACGTGAGTTGCGTGTTCGCAGCCGCCTCACCACCGCCCTCGTCCGCTGGGCCCTGGCCGGTTCGGGCCTGGAGGTCGACGTCGACGCCTTCACCTCGTGGCTGGCCGAGCGGCAGGAGCGGGACGGCCGCCCGCTGCTGGACCGGGACACGATCCGCGAGGCCGCCGTCGACTTCCGCCCCGTACCCGCGTAA
- a CDS encoding lysine biosynthesis protein LysW: protein MPTATLTGVCPECETDLTVPPVAPGETLSCPECILTLRVEAVEDGRLTLEMVEVQLRDWGQ, encoded by the coding sequence ATGCCCACCGCCACCCTGACCGGCGTATGCCCCGAATGCGAGACCGACCTGACCGTCCCCCCGGTCGCTCCGGGCGAGACGCTCTCCTGCCCCGAGTGCATCCTGACCCTCCGCGTCGAGGCCGTCGAGGACGGCCGGCTGACGCTGGAGATGGTCGAGGTGCAACTGCGCGACTGGGGTCAGTGA
- a CDS encoding ATP-grasp domain-containing protein: MGAVRPVAVVADRIAWEERRLIEAAPAFGLRLDWVNDESLSLGHPDAPSVKGYDTLLVRSRSYTRGGLIATLAEAAGVPTLNTARAIHACENKAALRALLQAVGIPVPDHRLVLSRKDFDKALAELPLPLVLKPVFGGMGKRVTLIRDSDTAHSVYDYIEDLAHAFEQASVVEPYLGGSSVRCLVVGRELIGAAEFEAGGSDWRNNAALGNRTRAVAHDPDVLKTVDGVVDVLGPGIYGIDLFATPDGFVVNEVNHAPGFRAVASATGADVPSAIGRYVQELLS; this comes from the coding sequence ATGGGCGCCGTCCGTCCCGTCGCGGTCGTCGCGGACCGGATCGCCTGGGAGGAACGCCGGCTCATCGAGGCGGCCCCGGCGTTCGGCCTCCGTCTCGACTGGGTGAACGACGAGTCCCTCTCCCTGGGCCACCCGGACGCCCCGTCGGTCAAGGGGTACGACACCCTCCTCGTCCGCAGCCGCAGCTACACGCGCGGCGGTCTGATCGCCACCCTGGCCGAGGCGGCCGGCGTCCCGACGCTGAACACCGCCCGGGCCATCCACGCCTGTGAGAACAAGGCCGCCCTGCGCGCCCTCCTCCAGGCCGTCGGGATACCCGTCCCCGACCACCGGCTCGTGCTCTCCCGCAAGGACTTCGACAAGGCGCTGGCCGAGCTGCCGCTGCCTCTCGTCCTCAAGCCCGTCTTCGGCGGGATGGGCAAGCGGGTCACGCTGATCCGGGACTCCGACACCGCCCACTCCGTGTACGACTACATCGAGGACCTGGCCCACGCCTTCGAGCAGGCCAGTGTGGTGGAGCCGTACCTCGGCGGCAGCTCGGTGCGGTGCCTGGTCGTCGGGCGGGAGCTGATCGGGGCGGCCGAGTTCGAGGCCGGCGGCAGCGACTGGCGCAACAACGCGGCCCTCGGCAACAGGACCCGCGCCGTCGCCCACGACCCCGACGTGCTGAAGACCGTCGACGGTGTGGTGGACGTGCTCGGACCCGGCATCTACGGCATCGACCTCTTCGCCACCCCGGACGGCTTCGTCGTCAACGAGGTCAACCACGCCCCCGGCTTCCGGGCCGTGGCCTCCGCCACCGGAGCGGACGTCCCCTCGGCCATCGGCCGTTACGTGCAGGAGCTGCTCTCATGA
- the argC gene encoding N-acetyl-gamma-glutamyl-phosphate reductase, producing MIRAGVVGASGFAGGELIRLITQHPGLELTFLGGSSSAGRRPSELHPGLRDNRGLTVQPVTEDVADRVDVLFLATPAPVSAELSSLFADRVPAIVDLSGAFRIRTPELHDRWYPKVERRSDLADRFVYGVPELIGDRLKDAALISLPGCYATAITLGLAPLTLGLGLRLKTVVVDGKSGSSGGGVQLRTSDLHPFRAGAIAPYSPAGHRHAAEVGDFLERSRPGTIGSLSMSAYGVPNVRGLLTSSYVFTDEEVDRRELNRAYLRFYKGHPFVRVRRHDETLIPVPDPQAVLGSNYADVTVLLDEEGGRIVVLAALDNLVKGAAGQAVQVTNLRFGLPEETGLTQQPVMPA from the coding sequence ATGATCCGTGCAGGAGTCGTCGGCGCCTCCGGGTTCGCCGGCGGCGAACTCATCCGCCTCATCACCCAGCACCCCGGCCTGGAGCTCACCTTCCTGGGCGGCTCCTCCAGCGCCGGCCGCCGCCCCTCCGAGCTCCACCCCGGCCTCCGCGACAACCGGGGCCTGACCGTCCAGCCGGTCACCGAGGACGTCGCGGACAGGGTCGACGTCCTCTTCCTGGCCACCCCGGCACCGGTCTCGGCCGAGCTCTCCTCGCTGTTCGCCGACCGCGTCCCGGCGATCGTCGACCTCAGCGGCGCGTTCCGCATCCGTACGCCGGAGCTGCACGACCGCTGGTACCCGAAGGTCGAGCGCCGCTCCGACCTGGCGGACCGCTTCGTCTACGGCGTACCGGAGCTGATCGGCGACCGGCTGAAGGACGCCGCGCTCATCTCGCTGCCCGGCTGCTACGCCACCGCGATCACCCTGGGCCTCGCACCGCTCACCCTCGGCCTCGGACTCCGCCTGAAGACGGTGGTGGTGGACGGCAAGAGCGGGTCCAGCGGTGGCGGCGTCCAGCTGCGCACCTCCGACCTGCACCCGTTCCGGGCCGGGGCCATCGCCCCCTACTCCCCCGCCGGGCACCGGCACGCCGCCGAGGTCGGCGACTTCCTGGAGCGGAGCAGGCCCGGCACCATCGGGAGCCTGTCCATGTCGGCGTACGGCGTCCCCAACGTGCGTGGGCTGCTGACCAGTTCGTACGTGTTCACCGACGAGGAGGTGGACCGGCGCGAGCTGAACCGGGCCTATCTGCGCTTCTACAAGGGGCACCCGTTCGTCCGGGTGCGGCGGCACGACGAGACGCTGATCCCGGTGCCCGACCCCCAGGCCGTCCTCGGCTCCAACTACGCGGACGTCACGGTGCTGCTGGACGAGGAGGGCGGCCGGATCGTCGTGCTCGCCGCACTCGACAACCTGGTCAAGGGCGCCGCGGGCCAGGCCGTGCAGGTGACGAACCTGCGCTTCGGCCTGCCGGAGGAGACGGGGCTGACGCAGCAGCCGGTGATGCCGGCGTGA